GTTTCGGCATTGATCTGTAGTGGAAAAAGTATGAGCAAGAACAGTAATATCATTGCTTTTTTCAACATAAAATCCCCCTCTTCTAAAACAGAATCTTTTCCCTTGACAAAAAAACGCATTTATATAATAATGAATATCGAATTAGAATTATTACAATCTGTTAATGATTCTCAATCACAACCACTACTAGGAGGAATTTACACTATGTCATTAATCGGTTCACAAGTCGTACCATTTAAAGCAGAAGCATTCAAAGACGGTGAGTTCATCACTGTTACAGACGAAAGCCTGAAAGGTCAATGGAGCATTTTCTGCTTCTACCCTGCAGACTTCACATTTGTTTGCCCAACAGAACTTGAAGACCTTCAAAATAACTACGATACACTTAAAGAGCTTGGCGTAGAGGTATATTCTGTTTCTACGGACACGCACTTTACACATAAAGGCTGGCACGACAGCTCTGAAAAAATCGGTAAAATCAAATACGCAATGATCGGTGACCCGTCACAACGCATCACTCGCGGTTTCGATGTACTTAATGAAGAAGATGGTCTTGCTGACCGCGGAAC
The DNA window shown above is from Rossellomorea vietnamensis and carries:
- the ahpC gene encoding alkyl hydroperoxide reductase subunit C — protein: MSLIGSQVVPFKAEAFKDGEFITVTDESLKGQWSIFCFYPADFTFVCPTELEDLQNNYDTLKELGVEVYSVSTDTHFTHKGWHDSSEKIGKIKYAMIGDPSQRITRGFDVLNEEDGLADRGTFIIDPDGVIQAVEINAGGIGRDADILVSKIKAAQYVRNNPGEVCPAKWQEGSETLKPSLDLVGKL